A section of the Oncorhynchus tshawytscha isolate Ot180627B linkage group LG09, Otsh_v2.0, whole genome shotgun sequence genome encodes:
- the si:ch73-248e21.7 gene encoding uncharacterized protein si:ch73-248e21.7 — MEWVRLMLGAMLLSLSLPSLPAQDNVPITVPEYGMAAPTTEDGTMAASSPEATTKTTTAPVVVTTAQPVTEITLVTSVPVLIIDNITIVLTDPEIATIQEPTSDAPTTTSEAETMTPSPVITEGPVDTTTPPGPKSTLSQDVLTTTSYLPTTSQDHLTSVIPVGPLHTTPHLTNDSFTTPEPIHTASESTASHTEGLTQAPASPSVNSAPSHFTTPATTSSSTDHDSTVGRVKRSPLSLFWIIIASLLVCVIFPGMVYCIYLGVRRKRQCRTEYFGSGVRNGKSSKWKKGAEEDAWAGPVKLGGGDREEGEGVEEGGSPEDNKREGAGTDVVLSTFIANETEGERGGPDGAVGVAGSKEAEKWEEKEPLLYIDEGVEEVLEIMAPPSLSKSDSEKKTGGGNREGESEKEMERGEGNGKKENESERGEQNGGAAFCLTTAV, encoded by the coding sequence ATGGAGTGGGTACGACTGATGCTCGGGGCtatgctcctctccctctctctgcccagtctcccTGCCCAAGATAATGTCCCCATCACTGTACCTGAATATGGCATGGCAGCACCTACTACTGAGGACGGCACGATGGCAGCCTCTTCACCCGAGGCCACCACCAAGACAACGACTGCTCCCGTGGTCGTCACTACAGCACAGCCTGTCACTGAAATCACCCTGGTAACTTCTGTTCCAGTACTTATCATAGATAACATCACTATAGTACTAACAGACCCTGAGATCGCAACCATTCAGGAGCCCACCTCTGATGCACCAACTACTACTTCAGAGGCTGAGACGATGACACCATCCCCTGTGATCACTGAAGGGCCTGTAGATACGACCACTCCACCTGGCCCAAAATCCACCCTCTCCCAAGACGTCCTGACTACCACCTCTTATCTCCCAACCACATCCCAGGACCACCTGACTTCTGTTATCCCAGTCGGGCCCCTCCACACCACCCCTCATCTGACGAACGACTCCTTTACTACACCTGAACCTATCCACACTGCCTCAGAGAGTACTGCCAGCCACACAGAGGGACTTACCCAAGCACCCGCCTCCCCATCGGTCAACAGCGCTCCCAGCCATTTCACAACCCCCGCTACGACCTCCTCCTCCACAGATCATGACTCTACGGTGGGCAGGGTCAAGCGAAGTCCGCTCAGCTTGTTCTGGATCATCATCGCCAGTCTCCTGGTCTGTGTTATATTCCCGGGCATGGTCTACTGCATATATCTGGGCGTCAGACGAAAGAGGCAGTGCCGCACTGAGTACTTTGGGTCCGGCGTCCGGAACGGGAAGAGTTCCAAGTGGAAGAAAGGAGCAGAGGAAGATGCCTGGGCGGGGCCAGTGAAGCTAGGGGGCggggacagggaggagggtgagggcgtggaggagggagggagcccagaggacaacaagagagagggggctggaaCAGATGTTGTGCTGAGCACATTCATAGCCAACGAgaccgagggagagaggggtgggcctgATGGGGCAGTTGGAGTGGCTGGGAGCAAGGAGGCGGAGAAATGGGAGGAGAAGGAGCCTCTGTTGTACATtgatgagggagtggaggaggtgCTGGAGATAATGGCTCCTCCTTCACTTTCAAAATCTGACTCTGAGAAAAAGACAGGAGGGggcaacagagagggagaaagtgaaaaggagatggagaggggagaagggaatgGAAAGAAAGAAAATGAGAGTGAAAGAGGTGAGCAGAATGGAGGAGCGGCATTCTGTCTAACGACTGCAGTTTAA
- the si:ch73-248e21.5 gene encoding uncharacterized protein si:ch73-248e21.5: MMRGALISLALCLPHLFATLVLHSTIAASPSATETTTSVLDLSISTPTSDPLMLPLSTTENHPDRSSGTAKTQLKKSTRLAAVNNSGRTTQGRGILRTGTATYATTAVQKSNRHTTAGDLRKETESHNHHETLPFSRHTASPTTDHPSTTTLPREEGTEYHDSSNIEIARELNTPNSIESWAADTSNDSKLAKPHLDRSQAADQHTATQGLETASGDYHTTQRDFFTITPTSRASGLNRGKQSKANSVATTTTVSPTYTVTRPGLYEHMTVTYRATGYKTQPDDTSQSKDYTTATVSIPHADNSTAPYINANTFTDNNTDNYTDTLSYSNTTTSNNCNTTVHLNKKTHTHSLGHNHTISGYDNRLNNTTENNVHHRPECGEADERSPPLPPGSTRLVCFIVLWALGLTASVFLGLTVFLSVRLPVQRERERRVRSGGEKVSGVDLENLWVDQISSVEERVEFWYANGSTMGPGHKRRERGRERGKERGRREQGRQKGVECDNLWTQPKVTLEDITDFWYANGSAIPEETTDQTLLETCV, translated from the coding sequence ATGATGAGAGGGGCTCTGATTTCCCTTGCCCTGTGCCTTCCTCACCTCTTCGCCACTCTTGTCCTCCATTCCACCATTGCGGCTTCACCGAGCGCCACAGAAACCACAACATCAGTTCTAGACCTTAGTATCAGCACTCCAACATCAGACCCCCTGATGCTTCCACTCTCCACAACTGAAAACCACCCTGATAGGTCTAGTGGAACGGCTAAAACACAATTGAAGAAAAGCACTCGCTTAGCAGCTGTCAACAACTCAGGCAGAACGACTCAAGGAAGAGGCATTCTCAGAACAGGAACTGCCACTTACGCCACCACAGCCGTACAGAAGAGCAACAGGCACACAACTGCAGGAGACTTGAGGAAGGAAACAGAGAGCCACAATCACCATGAGACTCTTCCCTTCAGCAGACACACAGCCTCACCCACAACTGACCACCCCAGCACCACCACTCTCCCCAGGGAGGAAGGGACTGAGTATCATGACAGCAGCAACATTGAAATAGCCAGAGAACTGAACACACCAAATTCCATAGAGAGTTGGGCTGCTGACACCAGTAATGACTCCAAGCTAGCGAAGCCACACTTAGACAGATCACAAGCAGCAGACCAGCACACTGCTACACAAGGACTAGAGACTGCTTCAGGAGATTAccacacaacacagagagacttCTTCACAATCACCCCAACTAGTAGAGCATCAGGTTTGAACAGAGGTAAACAAAGTAAGGCCAACAGCGTCGCAACAACAACGACGGTTTCACCTACGTACACAGTCACACGTCCTGGTTTGTATGAGCACATGACCGTGACTTACAGGGCTACCGGCTACAAAACACAACCTGACGACACAAGCCAGTCTAAGGACTACACCACAGCCACAGTTTCGATCCCCCATGCTGACAATAGCACAGCTCCATATATCAATGCAAACACATTTACAGATAATAACAcagacaactacacagacacactttcATACAGTAATACCACAACCTCTAATAATTGTAACACAACAGTACATTTGAATAAGAAAACTCATACTCATTCCCTCGGACACAACCACACAATCTCAGGCTATGACAACAGGCTGAACAACACAACTGAAAACAATGTGCATCATCGTCCTGAGTGCGGAGAGGCAGATGAAAGGTCCCCACCATTGCCTCCTGGCTCTACTAGACTGGTCTGTTTCATTGTTCTGTGGGCTCTGGGATTGACTGCTTCGGTCTTCCTTGGTCTCACCGTCTTCCTATCTGTGCGTTTgccagtccagagagagagggagaggagagtgaggagtggaggagagaaggtgTCAGGGGTGGATCTGGAGAATCTGTGGGTTGACCAGATATCATcggtggaggagagggtggaatTCTGGTACGCCAACGGCTCCACCATGGGACCCGGCCAtaaacggagggagagagggagggagagggggaaggagagggggaggagggagcaggggaggcAGAAAGGGGTAGAGTGTGACAACCTGTGGACTCAACCCAAAGTGACACTGGAGGACATCACTGATTTCTGGTATGCAAATGGAAGCGCGATACCAGAAGAAACTACAGACCAAACATTGTTGGAGACCTGTGTATGA